The Devosia sp. SD17-2 genome includes a region encoding these proteins:
- a CDS encoding MFS transporter — translation MHAPTEKHRIALTYKGFRFFWLTTLLVSFAVQIMSVSVAWQIYDVTGNVFLLGLVGLSLFLPALLLILVTGLTADRFNRRGIMAVCLTVELVCALGFLTFVNAQEHEVWPIFGILVLLGTARAFWSPAAQSLAPNLVPPEALSNAITTNATAWQMAAILGPAAGGLLYGIAPSVAFGTSAVLLACAVVTVLMIPKPAQVRDSQAKSLETIFGGFRYIRSSKVVLGAISLDMFAVLMGGAVALLPVYTKDILHAGPQELGLLRAAPGIGAIAMALFLTRFPIRDHAGKLLFLFVGLFGLFTAIFGLSTTVWVSIPALALVGASDMVSVTIRETIMQLWTPEEVRGRVNAVNSVFIGASNELGEFRAGTVAHFIGPVPAVVIGGFGAIAVAVIWSRIFPQLRDQRTLDKKMA, via the coding sequence ATGCATGCTCCCACCGAAAAACACCGCATCGCCCTCACCTACAAGGGCTTCCGCTTCTTCTGGCTTACGACGCTGCTGGTCAGCTTTGCCGTCCAGATCATGTCTGTCTCGGTGGCGTGGCAAATCTACGATGTCACCGGAAATGTGTTCCTGCTCGGTCTGGTGGGCCTCAGCCTCTTTCTGCCAGCGCTTCTGCTGATCCTTGTGACAGGGCTGACGGCCGACCGCTTCAATCGACGCGGGATCATGGCTGTCTGCCTCACGGTCGAACTGGTCTGCGCCCTTGGGTTCCTCACCTTCGTCAATGCGCAGGAGCATGAGGTCTGGCCGATCTTCGGCATATTGGTCCTTCTTGGCACGGCCCGTGCCTTCTGGAGCCCGGCCGCGCAGTCGCTGGCGCCCAATCTGGTGCCGCCTGAGGCGCTGTCCAACGCCATCACCACCAATGCCACAGCCTGGCAGATGGCGGCCATTCTCGGCCCCGCTGCCGGTGGCCTGCTCTATGGCATTGCCCCCTCCGTCGCCTTCGGCACCTCGGCGGTGCTGCTGGCATGCGCCGTCGTCACCGTGCTGATGATCCCCAAGCCGGCCCAGGTGCGCGACAGCCAGGCCAAGAGCCTCGAAACCATCTTCGGCGGCTTCCGCTATATCCGCTCCAGCAAGGTGGTGCTCGGCGCGATTTCGCTCGATATGTTTGCCGTGCTGATGGGCGGGGCAGTGGCCCTCCTGCCGGTCTACACCAAGGATATTCTGCACGCGGGGCCGCAGGAGCTGGGCCTCCTTCGCGCAGCGCCCGGCATTGGCGCCATCGCCATGGCGCTGTTCCTCACCCGCTTCCCCATCCGCGACCACGCGGGCAAGCTCCTGTTCCTCTTCGTCGGCCTGTTCGGCCTCTTCACCGCGATCTTTGGTCTCTCGACCACGGTGTGGGTGTCCATACCGGCGCTGGCGCTGGTCGGGGCGTCCGACATGGTCAGCGTCACCATCCGCGAGACCATCATGCAACTCTGGACGCCAGAGGAGGTCCGCGGTCGCGTCAATGCGGTCAATTCGGTGTTCATCGGCGCCTCCAACGAGCTTGGCGAGTTCCGGGCGGGCACGGTGGCCCATTTCATCGGTCCGGTGCCGGCGGTGGTGATTGGCGGATTTGGCGCCATTGCCGTGGCAGTCATCTGGAGCCGAATCTTCCCGCAGCTGCGCGACCAGCGCACGCTCGACAAGAAAATGGCGTGA
- the rpsD gene encoding 30S ribosomal protein S4, which translates to MSKRHSVKYKIDRRLGENIWGRPKSPLNARAYGPGQHGQRRKGKLSDYGLQLRAKQKLKGYYGSITEKGFRKLYDEASRRKGDTGENLIGLLESRLDAIVYRAKFVATVFAARQFVSHGHVLVNGKRVNIPSYQVKVGDKIEVRERSKQLTVVLEANTLAERDVPDYIDADHNKQTATYVRVPALSDVPYPVQMEPNLVVEFYSR; encoded by the coding sequence ATGTCGAAGCGTCATTCCGTAAAGTACAAAATTGACCGTCGCCTTGGCGAGAACATCTGGGGCCGTCCGAAGTCCCCGCTGAACGCACGTGCCTATGGCCCCGGCCAGCACGGTCAGCGCCGCAAGGGCAAGCTGTCGGACTACGGTCTGCAGCTGCGCGCCAAGCAGAAGCTCAAGGGCTACTACGGCTCGATCACCGAAAAGGGCTTCCGCAAGCTCTATGACGAAGCCAGCCGCCGCAAGGGCGACACCGGCGAAAACCTGATCGGTCTGCTCGAGTCGCGTCTGGACGCGATCGTCTACCGCGCCAAGTTCGTCGCCACCGTCTTCGCTGCCCGTCAGTTCGTGTCCCACGGCCACGTCCTCGTCAACGGCAAGCGCGTCAACATCCCGTCCTACCAGGTCAAGGTCGGCGACAAGATCGAAGTGCGCGAGCGCTCCAAGCAGCTCACCGTCGTTCTGGAAGCCAACACCCTCGCAGAGCGTGACGTTCCGGACTACATCGACGCCGACCACAACAAGCAGACCGCGACCTATGTCCGCGTTCCTGCTCTGTCGGACGTGCCGTACCCGGTCCAGATGGAACCGAACCTGGTCGTCGAATTCTACTCGCGTTAA
- a CDS encoding type II toxin-antitoxin system ParD family antitoxin — MNEKLNITLPAEMVAVIREQVASGRYASSSDMLKDAMASWMRDEETLRGVKAKIQASLDDPRPSIPVDEAFDRLHKRIDDRLKAR, encoded by the coding sequence ATGAATGAAAAGCTGAACATCACGCTCCCCGCGGAGATGGTGGCGGTGATCAGGGAACAGGTTGCCTCGGGACGCTACGCCTCGAGCAGCGACATGCTGAAAGATGCCATGGCCTCGTGGATGCGTGACGAGGAAACGCTTCGAGGCGTCAAGGCCAAGATCCAGGCATCACTTGATGATCCGCGTCCCTCCATTCCGGTGGATGAAGCGTTCGACCGGCTCCACAAACGCATAGACGACCGCCTCAAGGCGCGCTGA
- a CDS encoding type II toxin-antitoxin system RelE/ParE family toxin: MRHASVRLSEEALSDLEDIFFLLIDNGADVAVGLRYLGRIRQRCAKIGDAPQGYPLKPRLGPGIRLVPFERSATIVYRLSGGDVEIVRVLYGGRDYENPDLFG; the protein is encoded by the coding sequence ATGCGTCACGCGTCTGTTCGGTTATCGGAAGAGGCGCTATCTGATCTGGAAGACATCTTCTTCCTCCTCATCGACAACGGCGCAGACGTCGCGGTAGGCCTGCGGTATCTCGGCCGCATCAGACAGAGATGCGCGAAAATCGGGGATGCGCCGCAGGGCTATCCCCTGAAACCCAGACTGGGTCCTGGGATTCGATTGGTTCCTTTTGAGCGGAGCGCTACCATCGTTTATCGCCTGAGCGGAGGCGATGTCGAAATCGTTCGGGTGCTTTACGGGGGGCGTGACTACGAAAACCCAGATCTGTTCGGGTAG
- the sbmA gene encoding peptide antibiotic transporter SbmA, protein MFRSFFPQPKLFFTSALLWTAFAMLVWFTIGPALANVLSLAPLIAQVPTETDPNPFLTADKVWLYQYVLMVGYLFCIPWYFIGNNRRWYWWSVVGSVTIIEVVFFDVQIGAWMNSWYGEFYNMLQAAMTTPGSVTLDQIYGDLWTVLYVLLPRIAVLVLNAFFIAHYLFRWRRAMTFFYMSHWPKLRGVEGASQRIQEDTQRFANIVEGLAVAFVGSIMTLLVFLPLLWDLSQHITEIPVFGAVNGSLVWVALVSAAAGTVLLAAVGVKLPGLEFQNQRVEAAFRKELVYGEDHLERARPLDTKEFFLGVQRNYFRLYGHYLYFNVARYIYLQGSNFVPLIAMSPSIAAGALTFGLFQQVSNAFNQVEGSFQFLANSWTTIISLISVYKRLRLFESHIPADAVSGVDYDDPRYLATEADFEALITDLDGGKEGLPQGT, encoded by the coding sequence GTGTTTCGTTCATTTTTTCCGCAGCCGAAGCTATTTTTCACCTCCGCGCTCCTCTGGACCGCGTTCGCCATGCTGGTCTGGTTCACCATCGGACCAGCGCTTGCAAATGTGCTCAGCCTGGCACCGCTTATTGCTCAGGTCCCCACGGAGACGGACCCCAACCCGTTCCTGACCGCAGACAAGGTCTGGCTCTACCAATACGTGCTCATGGTAGGCTACCTCTTCTGTATACCATGGTATTTCATCGGCAATAACCGCCGCTGGTACTGGTGGTCTGTCGTCGGCTCGGTGACGATCATCGAAGTCGTCTTCTTCGACGTGCAGATCGGCGCCTGGATGAATTCCTGGTACGGCGAATTCTACAACATGCTGCAGGCTGCCATGACGACACCTGGCAGCGTGACGCTTGACCAGATCTATGGCGACCTCTGGACAGTGCTCTACGTGCTGTTGCCGCGCATCGCCGTGCTCGTGCTCAACGCCTTCTTCATCGCCCACTATCTCTTCCGCTGGCGCCGGGCGATGACCTTCTTCTACATGAGCCACTGGCCAAAACTGCGCGGCGTGGAAGGCGCATCCCAGCGTATCCAGGAAGACACCCAGCGCTTCGCCAATATCGTGGAAGGTCTGGCCGTCGCCTTTGTCGGCTCGATCATGACGCTTCTGGTGTTCCTCCCCCTGCTCTGGGACCTGTCGCAGCACATCACCGAAATCCCGGTGTTTGGTGCGGTCAACGGGAGCCTTGTCTGGGTGGCGCTGGTTTCAGCTGCAGCCGGCACGGTTCTGCTCGCGGCAGTGGGCGTCAAGCTCCCTGGACTCGAGTTCCAGAACCAGCGGGTGGAAGCGGCCTTCCGCAAGGAGCTGGTATATGGCGAAGACCACCTTGAGCGGGCGCGCCCGCTCGATACCAAGGAGTTCTTCCTTGGCGTGCAGCGCAATTACTTCCGCCTCTATGGCCACTATCTCTATTTCAACGTGGCCCGCTACATCTACCTGCAGGGCTCGAACTTCGTGCCGCTGATCGCCATGTCGCCGTCCATTGCGGCCGGTGCCCTGACCTTCGGTCTGTTCCAGCAGGTCAGCAACGCCTTCAACCAGGTTGAGGGATCGTTCCAGTTCCTGGCCAATTCGTGGACGACGATTATCTCGCTGATCTCGGTCTATAAGCGCCTGCGCCTGTTCGAGTCGCATATTCCTGCCGATGCCGTGTCGGGCGTCGACTATGACGACCCGCGCTATCTCGCGACTGAGGCGGATTTCGAAGCGCTCATCACCGATCTCGACGGGGGCAAGGAAGGCCTGCCGCAGGGGACCTGA
- the ttcA gene encoding tRNA 2-thiocytidine(32) synthetase TtcA produces the protein MTAVMEAPATPEDDADTGVHPIFAKAPRSVEFNKLRKRLIRNVREALEKFAMVRPGEKWLVALSGGKDSYGLLAILLDLKWRGLLPVELLACNLDQGQPNFPKHILPEFLTGLGIEHRIEYKDTYSIVTDKLPAGATYCSLCSRLRRGNLYRIAREEGCTALVLGHHRDDSLETFFMNLFHGGKLAAMPPKLVNDEGDLEVLRPLIYCAEEDLQRFSDAMQFPIIPCDLCGSQDGLQRNVTKAMLTDMEKAMPGRKDVMIRALGNINASHMLDPRLFDFAGLSLKPKDS, from the coding sequence ATGACCGCGGTGATGGAAGCCCCCGCCACGCCGGAAGACGATGCCGACACCGGCGTCCATCCGATTTTCGCCAAGGCCCCGCGTTCGGTCGAATTCAACAAGCTGCGCAAGCGCCTCATTCGCAATGTCCGGGAGGCTCTCGAAAAGTTCGCCATGGTGCGTCCGGGCGAGAAGTGGCTGGTCGCATTGTCGGGTGGCAAGGACTCCTACGGCCTCCTTGCCATCCTGCTTGACCTCAAATGGCGCGGCCTCCTGCCGGTTGAACTGCTCGCCTGCAATCTCGATCAGGGCCAGCCGAACTTTCCGAAGCACATTCTGCCGGAGTTCCTCACCGGCCTCGGCATCGAGCATCGCATCGAATACAAGGACACCTATTCGATCGTTACCGACAAGCTGCCGGCCGGCGCGACCTATTGCTCGCTCTGCTCGCGCCTGCGCCGTGGCAATCTCTATCGCATCGCCCGCGAGGAGGGCTGCACGGCACTCGTTCTCGGGCACCATCGCGACGACAGCCTCGAAACCTTCTTCATGAACCTCTTCCATGGCGGCAAGCTGGCGGCCATGCCGCCCAAGCTGGTCAACGACGAGGGCGATCTCGAAGTGCTGCGCCCGCTCATCTACTGTGCCGAAGAAGATCTGCAGCGCTTTTCGGATGCCATGCAGTTTCCGATCATTCCCTGCGATCTCTGCGGCTCTCAGGATGGCTTGCAACGCAATGTCACCAAGGCCATGCTGACGGACATGGAAAAGGCAATGCCCGGGCGCAAGGACGTGATGATACGCGCGCTGGGCAATATCAATGCCAGCCACATGCTCGACCCCCGCCTGTTCGATTTTGCAGGCCTCTCCCTCAAGCCCAAGGACTCGTAA
- a CDS encoding inositol monophosphatase, with translation MNIDRLAAILKQAAQQEILPRFRRLDDVMIQTKTGAFDLVTEADTNAERVITAAILDHSPNTQVIGEEAVAANPALLSASLEDRITIYVDPVDGTANFAGGLPLFAVMAAVVQNGETVAGVIYDPMGDDFLMAEKGCGTWQVFPDGRRIRMKFADPVPVSEMGGLASTGYLPLEQRRVLMGNLAKVKMFGNYRCAGHEYRFAAGGNVHFLGYGKLMPWDHVAGALMMRECGAHVAKFDGSEYRPGDIEGGLLVAPDKDSWDELKREIFTI, from the coding sequence ATGAATATCGATCGTCTGGCCGCAATCCTCAAACAGGCTGCACAGCAGGAGATCCTGCCGCGCTTCCGGCGGCTCGACGACGTGATGATCCAGACCAAGACCGGCGCGTTCGACCTCGTCACCGAGGCGGACACCAATGCCGAGCGGGTCATCACTGCAGCCATCCTCGATCATTCACCCAATACGCAGGTCATTGGCGAGGAAGCGGTCGCGGCCAACCCGGCTCTGCTTTCCGCCAGCCTCGAGGATCGAATCACGATTTACGTCGATCCCGTTGATGGAACTGCCAATTTTGCCGGTGGCCTGCCGCTCTTCGCCGTCATGGCCGCGGTGGTGCAGAACGGGGAGACCGTCGCTGGTGTCATCTACGATCCCATGGGCGACGATTTCCTGATGGCCGAAAAGGGCTGCGGCACCTGGCAGGTGTTCCCCGATGGTCGTCGCATTCGCATGAAATTTGCCGATCCGGTTCCTGTCTCCGAAATGGGTGGGCTGGCCTCCACGGGCTATCTCCCGCTGGAACAGCGCCGGGTGCTGATGGGCAATCTGGCCAAGGTGAAGATGTTCGGCAATTATCGCTGTGCCGGTCACGAATATCGTTTCGCGGCGGGCGGCAATGTCCACTTCCTCGGCTACGGCAAGCTCATGCCCTGGGATCATGTCGCCGGTGCCCTGATGATGCGCGAGTGCGGGGCCCATGTCGCCAAGTTCGACGGCTCCGAATATCGCCCCGGCGATATCGAAGGCGGCCTCCTCGTCGCCCCCGATAAGGACAGCTGGGACGAACTCAAGCGCGAGATTTTTACTATCTGA
- a CDS encoding DUF4287 domain-containing protein, with amino-acid sequence MSFQAYLDAVETKTGKTPRQLLDIARAKGFDDPKIKAGEILDWLKTEYELGRGHGMAMVHVIKKGPEIDIKHVGTSGVHRDESNMLWLDGIANRPA; translated from the coding sequence ATGTCGTTCCAAGCCTATCTCGACGCCGTGGAAACCAAAACTGGCAAGACGCCGCGCCAACTGCTGGACATCGCCCGCGCCAAGGGATTTGACGATCCCAAGATCAAGGCGGGCGAAATCCTCGACTGGCTCAAGACCGAATACGAGTTGGGACGCGGCCATGGCATGGCCATGGTGCACGTCATCAAGAAAGGCCCCGAAATCGACATCAAGCATGTCGGCACATCCGGTGTGCATCGGGATGAGAGCAACATGTTGTGGCTCGACGGCATAGCGAACAGGCCAGCCTGA
- a CDS encoding metalloregulator ArsR/SmtB family transcription factor: MNEAELFKVLADPTRRAILERLSGAEMTATDLREGFAISQPAMSQHLAVLRGAGLVAEHREGRYAHYRIAPDGFAPLHQWLARYRDFWPSRIDNLRDVLKETDQ, translated from the coding sequence ATGAACGAAGCGGAACTCTTCAAAGTCCTGGCCGACCCAACGCGGCGGGCCATTCTCGAGCGCCTCTCCGGTGCCGAGATGACCGCCACCGATCTCAGGGAGGGCTTTGCCATCTCCCAGCCGGCCATGTCGCAGCACCTGGCCGTGCTGCGGGGGGCAGGGTTGGTCGCCGAGCATCGCGAGGGCCGCTACGCCCATTACCGGATCGCCCCGGACGGGTTCGCGCCGCTGCATCAGTGGTTGGCGCGCTACCGGGACTTCTGGCCGAGCCGCATCGACAATTTGAGGGATGTGCTCAAGGAGACGGATCAGTGA
- a CDS encoding ATP-dependent Clp protease proteolytic subunit — protein MRDMMQLVPMVVEQSSRGERAFDIYSRLLRERIVFINGQIEDTMSSLVCAQLLFLESENPAKPIYLYINSPGGVVTSALAMYDTMQFIKAPVGTLCMGMAASAATLILAAGEAGMRAVLPNVSIMLHQPSGGYQGQVTDIMIHAEESLRLKRRTNEIYAKHCGRSYEEVELALERDRYMAPEEAQAWGLVDHVYQDRSQLQGPAPSVGS, from the coding sequence ATGCGCGACATGATGCAACTCGTCCCTATGGTGGTCGAGCAGTCCAGCCGTGGCGAGCGCGCCTTCGACATCTACTCCCGCCTCTTGCGCGAGCGGATCGTTTTCATCAACGGCCAGATCGAGGACACCATGTCCTCCCTGGTCTGCGCCCAGCTGTTATTTCTTGAATCCGAAAACCCTGCTAAGCCCATCTATCTCTACATTAATTCGCCGGGCGGCGTGGTGACGTCGGCTCTGGCCATGTACGACACCATGCAGTTCATCAAGGCCCCGGTCGGGACCCTCTGCATGGGCATGGCAGCCTCGGCCGCGACCCTTATCCTCGCGGCCGGCGAAGCCGGGATGCGCGCCGTTTTGCCCAATGTTTCCATCATGTTGCACCAACCCTCCGGTGGCTATCAGGGGCAGGTGACCGACATCATGATCCATGCCGAGGAGAGCCTCAGGCTCAAGCGGCGGACCAATGAAATCTACGCAAAACACTGCGGCCGGAGCTATGAGGAGGTCGAACTGGCGCTGGAGCGAGACCGCTACATGGCGCCCGAAGAGGCCCAGGCATGGGGGCTGGTAGACCATGTCTACCAGGACCGGAGCCAGCTTCAGGGGCCGGCTCCGTCCGTCGGAAGTTAG
- a CDS encoding multidrug effflux MFS transporter, with protein MSDHFTRVLSRPHFIALIAAIMTMNAIAVDVMLPALPYMGDAYGITTENERQFVITFYSLGMGIAVLAFGPLSDRFGRRAPLFAGLALYVVAAIAAVFAPDFTTLLALRFIQGVGAASARVVTTAVVRDKYSGREMAEVMSLTFMVFMAVPIVAPGIGQILLLTGPWQAIFVFMGVLAAAIAFWAFLKLPETLPVEQRRPMSFGGIALGFKLVFTNRTAFFYGLAGMFLFGALMGFITSAQQVYVEAYDVGMWFTPAFAAIGALMAVSSFTNSRVVRRLGMRRLAHSAIIVYTVTGAVMFALALTHLLPFPAFYGLLAIVMFCFGWSTSNMNSLSMEPLGKIAGTAAATFAFIQTVGGTLIGTYIGQHYNGTAANIAGGYLSMGIMALICVLIAEKGKLFGVGEQYNQPAEPAGH; from the coding sequence ATGTCGGATCACTTCACAAGGGTGCTCTCGCGCCCGCATTTCATTGCATTGATCGCCGCTATCATGACGATGAATGCCATCGCCGTGGACGTGATGCTGCCCGCCCTGCCCTACATGGGCGATGCCTATGGAATCACGACGGAAAACGAACGCCAGTTCGTCATCACCTTCTATTCTCTCGGCATGGGTATCGCGGTGCTGGCCTTCGGGCCGCTGAGCGACCGTTTTGGCCGCCGCGCGCCACTCTTTGCCGGGCTTGCGCTCTATGTCGTGGCGGCGATCGCCGCTGTCTTTGCGCCAGACTTCACCACGCTCCTCGCCCTGCGCTTTATCCAGGGCGTCGGCGCGGCCAGTGCGCGCGTTGTCACCACCGCCGTGGTCCGGGATAAATATTCGGGCCGTGAAATGGCCGAAGTCATGTCGCTGACCTTCATGGTGTTCATGGCTGTGCCGATCGTGGCGCCGGGAATCGGCCAGATCCTGCTGCTTACCGGTCCGTGGCAGGCGATCTTCGTGTTCATGGGCGTCCTTGCTGCGGCAATTGCCTTCTGGGCGTTCCTGAAGCTGCCTGAAACCCTGCCAGTCGAACAGCGCCGCCCAATGAGCTTTGGCGGCATTGCCCTTGGCTTCAAGCTGGTATTCACAAACCGCACCGCCTTCTTCTACGGGCTTGCCGGCATGTTCCTCTTCGGCGCGCTCATGGGCTTCATCACTTCCGCCCAGCAGGTCTATGTGGAGGCCTATGACGTCGGCATGTGGTTCACCCCCGCCTTCGCCGCCATTGGCGCGCTGATGGCTGTGTCCTCCTTCACCAATTCCCGCGTCGTCCGCCGGCTTGGCATGCGCCGGCTCGCGCACAGCGCCATCATTGTCTACACGGTGACCGGCGCGGTCATGTTTGCCCTGGCCCTGACCCATCTCCTGCCATTCCCGGCCTTTTACGGGCTTCTTGCCATCGTCATGTTCTGCTTTGGCTGGTCCACGTCGAACATGAATTCGCTGTCGATGGAGCCGCTTGGCAAGATTGCCGGCACTGCGGCGGCGACCTTCGCCTTTATCCAGACTGTCGGCGGCACGCTGATCGGCACCTATATCGGGCAGCACTACAACGGCACCGCCGCAAATATTGCCGGTGGCTATTTGAGCATGGGAATCATGGCTTTGATCTGCGTTCTCATCGCCGAGAAGGGCAAGCTCTTCGGGGTCGGCGAGCAGTATAACCAGCCCGCCGAACCTGCCGGCCACTAA
- a CDS encoding MFS transporter, with protein MSSAAPSRLAIPLPVVIIAGCIIAAIGFGTRGAFGLFTLPVTEDLGLSREQWGMAMAVQNLVWGITQPFAGGLADRYGSGRVLALGGLIYAAGVLGMAFSPDTLSLTLTAGIITGVGIAVASFGVVMAAFGRVVPAEKRSFIFGVATAASSAGQFIFAPVGQGFINAFGWQMALVWLALLLLLIIPLAGALRGRAESVPGQADLKFMEALSSAWGHGSYRLLVIGFFVCGFHLAFINVHMPAYLVQCGLSPEVGSWTIAVIGLFNIVGSLMSGWLGSRLPKQMLLASIYFLRAVAIAAFLILPVSEVTAYAFAAAMGLLWLSTVPLTAGLVTLFFGPRYMGMLYGVAFFSHQLGSFIGIWLGGFVYDHTGSYSLVWYLGILLGLASAVIHMPINERSAPKFGLKPA; from the coding sequence ATGTCCAGCGCTGCCCCCTCCCGCCTCGCAATTCCATTGCCCGTCGTCATTATCGCTGGCTGCATCATTGCCGCCATCGGCTTCGGCACGCGCGGTGCCTTTGGGCTGTTCACCCTCCCGGTGACCGAGGACCTCGGCCTCAGCCGCGAGCAATGGGGCATGGCCATGGCCGTGCAGAACCTCGTCTGGGGGATCACCCAACCCTTCGCCGGCGGACTTGCCGATCGCTATGGCAGCGGCCGGGTCCTGGCGCTTGGCGGCCTGATTTATGCCGCCGGCGTGCTCGGCATGGCTTTTTCGCCCGATACGCTCAGCCTGACCCTGACCGCGGGCATCATCACCGGCGTCGGCATTGCCGTGGCCTCCTTCGGCGTGGTGATGGCGGCCTTCGGGCGCGTCGTGCCAGCCGAAAAGCGCAGCTTCATCTTTGGCGTCGCCACCGCCGCCTCTTCGGCCGGGCAATTCATCTTCGCTCCCGTCGGTCAGGGCTTTATCAATGCCTTCGGCTGGCAGATGGCGCTCGTCTGGCTGGCGCTGCTGCTGCTGCTCATCATTCCGCTGGCCGGCGCCCTGCGCGGCCGCGCTGAGTCGGTTCCGGGCCAGGCAGACCTCAAGTTCATGGAAGCGCTGTCCAGCGCCTGGGGCCATGGGTCCTATCGCCTGCTGGTCATCGGCTTTTTCGTTTGCGGCTTCCACCTCGCCTTCATCAACGTCCACATGCCCGCCTACCTGGTGCAGTGCGGTCTCTCCCCGGAAGTGGGCAGCTGGACGATTGCGGTCATCGGCCTCTTCAATATCGTCGGCTCGCTGATGTCGGGATGGCTGGGAAGCCGGCTGCCCAAGCAGATGCTGCTGGCCAGCATCTATTTCCTGCGTGCCGTGGCCATTGCGGCCTTCCTGATCCTGCCGGTCAGCGAGGTCACGGCCTATGCCTTTGCCGCCGCCATGGGCCTCCTGTGGCTCTCCACGGTGCCTTTGACCGCTGGCCTCGTGACCTTGTTCTTCGGCCCGCGCTACATGGGCATGCTCTACGGCGTCGCCTTCTTCAGCCACCAGCTCGGCTCGTTCATCGGCATCTGGCTCGGCGGATTTGTCTATGACCACACGGGCTCCTACAGCCTCGTCTGGTATCTCGGCATCCTGCTCGGCCTTGCCTCCGCGGTGATCCACATGCCCATAAATGAGCGCAGTGCCCCAAAATTCGGGCTCAAGCCGGCCTGA
- the grxD gene encoding Grx4 family monothiol glutaredoxin — MTDINAFIDDKVKNNDVFLFMKGSPDFPQCGFSGQVVQILGYLGVEYGSANVLESEELRDGIKAYTNWPTIPQLYVKGEFVGGADIVREMFQAGELQTHLEQAGITVKQSA; from the coding sequence ATGACCGATATCAACGCTTTCATCGACGACAAGGTGAAGAACAACGACGTATTCCTGTTCATGAAGGGCTCGCCGGATTTCCCGCAGTGCGGTTTCTCCGGTCAGGTCGTTCAGATCCTGGGCTATCTCGGCGTCGAGTACGGCAGCGCCAATGTGCTCGAAAGCGAAGAGCTTCGTGACGGCATCAAGGCCTACACCAACTGGCCGACCATTCCCCAGCTCTACGTCAAGGGCGAGTTCGTGGGTGGCGCCGATATCGTGCGCGAGATGTTCCAGGCCGGCGAGCTGCAGACGCACCTCGAACAGGCTGGCATCACGGTCAAGCAGAGCGCCTGA
- a CDS encoding HAD family hydrolase codes for MARAIVFDVDGVLVHGYHARPDLRDRWDAALQNIGINPDRFQREFIFDIFMKRVLIGEMPMVEALDRRLKAFGYRGSTMAMLDLWLGFDFNPNTELVEIVRRLKAHEDVRLYLATNQDHSRAQFIWHNTQLSGLFEDMFYSARFGRTKYDKKFFAMADERMITSDEQPLFFDDTEKVLDVARKAGWETAHFTGNDVVTTHPWIAERLKS; via the coding sequence TTGGCCAGAGCGATTGTTTTCGACGTCGATGGCGTGCTCGTGCACGGCTATCACGCCCGCCCCGACCTCCGCGATCGCTGGGACGCCGCGCTGCAAAATATCGGTATCAATCCCGATCGCTTCCAGCGCGAGTTCATCTTCGACATTTTCATGAAGCGCGTGCTGATCGGCGAAATGCCGATGGTCGAGGCCCTCGACCGACGCCTCAAGGCCTTTGGCTACAGGGGCTCGACCATGGCCATGCTCGATCTCTGGCTGGGCTTCGATTTCAACCCCAATACCGAACTGGTTGAGATCGTTCGCCGTCTCAAGGCACATGAAGATGTGCGGCTCTATCTCGCCACCAACCAGGACCACAGCCGCGCGCAGTTCATCTGGCACAACACCCAGCTTAGCGGGCTGTTCGAGGACATGTTCTATTCGGCCCGCTTCGGGCGGACCAAATACGACAAGAAATTCTTCGCCATGGCCGATGAGCGCATGATCACCTCCGATGAGCAGCCCCTCTTCTTCGACGATACCGAGAAGGTGCTCGATGTCGCCCGCAAGGCCGGTTGGGAGACGGCGCATTTCACCGGCAATGACGTGGTGACCACCCACCCCTGGATCGCCGAGCGGCTGAAATCCTAG